One genomic segment of Nothobranchius furzeri strain GRZ-AD chromosome 10, NfurGRZ-RIMD1, whole genome shotgun sequence includes these proteins:
- the rabgef1 gene encoding rab5 GDP/GTP exchange factor, whose translation MSQRTERRGIHVDQSDLLCKKGCGYYGNAAWQGLCSKCWREEYQRVRQKQIQDDWALAEKLQREEEAAAYASSHSAHSQSTAAQHASVGHFSKFEEKKTNEKTRKVTTVKKFFSPSSRTTSKKEIQEVKAPSPSISRHASFDTDQVSKEFVDFLKNLHKPGRETYKQCRAFLLNMSSKKDLGADELSECVQDFYQNLADRLISHFKGSSESVEQVMDQVEKYIMTRLYKSVFCPETTDDEKKDLATQDRIRALHWVTIQMLCVSMEEDIPEVSENVVKAITDIIEMDSKRVPRDKLACITRCSKHIFSAIRITKNEPASADDFLPALIYIVLKANPPRLQSNIQYITRFCNPSRLMTGEDGYYFTNLCCAVAFIEKLNAQSLNLSPEEFERFMSGQTSPQFSSSDSDWPCSESGLGTTVTNPVLVQLNHNLELLTGLCTRQEAVMEAAQSLQADLLTWSDSVQQEVHNILEKYPLEIISKVSAIDANTDNDNLPSPIKPQVFAD comes from the exons ATGAGTCAGCGGACCGAGCGACGGGGCATCCATGTGGACCAATCAGACCTACTCTGCAAAAAGGGATGTGGTTACTATGGAAACGCAGCATGGCAGGGCCTGTGCTCAAAGTGCTGGAGAGAGGAGTACCAGCGGGTGCGGCAGAAGCAGATCCAGGATGACTGGGCCTTGGCAGAGAA GTTGCAGCGAGAGGAAGAGGCAGCAGCGTACGCCAGCAGTCACAGTGCGCATTCCCAATCTACTGCGGCGCAGCACGCTTCTGTCGGCCACTTCTCCAAGTTCGAGGAAAAGAAAACCAACGAGAAGACGCGCAAAGTGACCACAGTTAAGAAGTTCTTTAGCCCTTCATCGCGAACTACCTCTAAAAAAG AAATCCAGGAAGTTAAAGCACCAAGTCCGTCTATTAGCCGTCATGCTAGCTTTGATACCGATCAAGTGTCGAAAGAGTTTGTGGACTTCTTGAAGAACCTCCACAAGCCCGGCCGGGAGACCTACAAGCAGTGCAGAGCTTTCCTCTTGAACATGTCGAGTAAGAAG GACCTGGGCGCTGATGAGCTGTCTGAGTGTGTTCAGGACTTCTACCAGAACTTGGCCGACCGCCTGATAAGCCACTTCAAAG GCTCTTCAGAATCGGTGGAGCAGGTGATGGACCAAGTGGAAAAGTACATCATGACGCGTCTGTATAAGAGCGTTTTCTGTCCAGAGACAACCGATGATGAGAAGAAGGACTTGGCAACACAGGACAGGATAAG GGCTTTGCACTGGGTCACCATCCAGATGCTCTGTGTGTCCATGGAAGAAGACATCCCTGAAGTCTCTGAGAATGTGGTCAAAGCAATAACAG ACATCATTGAGATGGACTCCAAGAGAGTTCCTCGGGACAAGCTTGCTTGCATCACCCGCTGCAGCAAACACATCTTCAGCGCCATTAGGATCACCAAGAATGAGCCGGCATCCGCCGATGATTTCCTCCCTGCACTCATTTACATCGTCCTCAAAGCCAACCCTCCGCGGCTCCAGTCCAACATTCAGTACATCACCAGGTTCTGTAACCCCAGCAGGCTAATGACTGGAGAGGATGGATACTACTTCACAAATCTG TGCTGTGCAGTGGCCTTCATTGAGAAGCTCAACGCTCAGTCTCTTAACCTCTCCCCGGAGGAGTTTGAGCGCTTCATGTCCGGTCAAACTTCGCCGCAATTCAGCAGCTCAGACAGCGACTGGCCCTGCTCCGAGTCGGGGCTCGGCACCACTGTCACCAACCCCGTCCTGGTCCAACTCAATCACAACCTGGAGCTGCTGACGGGACTCTGCACCCGCCAGGAGGCCGTGATGGAGGCCGCTCAAAGCCTCCAGGCCGATCTCCTCACCTGGTCGGACAGTGTGCAGCAGGAGGTGCACAACATATTAGAGAAATATCCGCTGGAGATCATCTCCAAAGTTTCTGCTATTGATGCCAACACGGACAACGATAACCTGCCATCACCCATCAAACCCCAGGTGTTTGCTGACTAA
- the kcnj6 gene encoding G protein-activated inward rectifier potassium channel 2, whose amino-acid sequence MEQDVESPAVIRKPKLPKQVREDLPKQLSETGRAKKIQRYVQKDGKCNVHHGNVRETYRYLTDIFTTLVDLKWRFNLFIFVLVYTVTWLFFGLMWWLIAYLRGDLEHLDNVNDPWTPCVNNLNGFVSAFLFSIETETTIGYGYRVITDKCPEGIVLLLVQSVLGSIVNAFMVGCMFVKISQPKKRAETLVFSTNAVISMRDGRLCLMFRVGDLRNSHIVEASIRAKLIKSKQTKEGEFIPLNQTDINVGYNTGDDRLFLVSPLIICHEINQHSPFWEISQAHLAKEELEIVVILEGMVEATGMTCQARSSYVSSEIKWGYRFMPVLTLEDGFYEVDYNSFHEIYETNTPNCSAKELADMTSRARLPLTWSLASKLSQQGLPESEQEGQEAKTSLEKDEERSQTTERNGDIANLESESKV is encoded by the exons ATGGAGCAGGATGTGGAGAGCCCAGCCGTCATCAGGAAGCCCAAGCTGCCGAAGCAGGTCCGAGAGGACCTGCCCAAACAGCTGTCAGAAACAGGCCGCGCCAAGAAGATCCAACGTTATGTCCAGAAAGACGGGAAGTGCAACGTCCATCATGGGAATGTCAGAGAGACCTATCGTTATCTGACGGACATTTTCACCACGTTGGTAGATCTCAAGTGGAGGTTTAACCTCTTCATCTTCGTGTTGGTGTACACGGTGACGTGGCTCTTCTTCGGCCTGATGTGGTGGCTAATCGCTTACCTCCGGGGGGACCTGGAGCATTTAGATAACGTAAATGATCCCTGGACTCCGTGCGTCAATAACCTCAACGGGTTTGTATCTGCGTTCCTGTTCTCCATTGAGACAGAAACCACCATTGGTTATGGATACAGAGTCATCACGGACAAGTGCCCCGAGGGGATCGTTCTGCTTCTAGTCCAGTCGGTGCTAGGATCTATCGTCAATGCCTTCATGGTGGGCTGCATGTTTGTTAAAATCTCGCAGCCCAAGAAACGTGCTGAGACACTAGTGTTTTCCACCAATGCCGTCATCTCCATGAGAGACGGGCGGCTGTGCCTGATGTTCAGAGTCGGAGACCTCCGAAACTCGCACATAGTCGAGGCTTCGATCAGAGCAAAGCTCATCAAGTCCAAGCAGACCAAGGAAGGGGAGTTCATTCCCCTTAACCAGACGGACATTAACGTGGGCTACAACACGGGAGATGACAGGCTTTTCCTCGTGTCGCCGCTCATCATCTGCCACGAGATAAACCAGCACAGCCCCTTCTGGGAGATCTCACAGGCCCACCTGGCCAAGGAGGAACTAGAGATCGTTGTGATCCTGGAGGGGATGGTGGAGGCCACAG GAATGACCTGCCAGGCCCGAAGCTCCTATGTCAGCAGTGAGATCAAGTGGGGCTATCGCTTCATGCCTGTCCTGACTCTGGAGGACGGTTTCTATGAGGTGGACTACAACAGTTTCCATGAAATCTATGAGACGAACACACCAAACTGCAGTGCCAAAGAGCTCGCTGACATGACCAGCCGCGCACGTTTACCCCTCACCTGGTCTCTGGCCAGCAAGCTGAGCCAGCAGGGGCTGCCAGAGTCCGAACAGGAGGGCCAGGAGGCCAAAACCAGCCTGGAGAAGGACGAAGAGAGGAGCCAGACCACTGAAAGGAACGGGGACATTGCCAACCTGGAGAGTGAGTCCAAAGTGTAA